The Phlebotomus papatasi isolate M1 chromosome 3, Ppap_2.1, whole genome shotgun sequence genomic sequence GGAATTCCACGGAGGGCCTCAATTTGACGAGACACTATCAAATACTGACAGCAGACAGCGATGAGAATTCACTGAGAAATAAGACTTTTATCGTTCTAACAGCTCTGGTAATTTTCACTCATTTCCATCAAAAAAGTTTTACCCCAACCCCCAACAACTCACAAATGGGTCGGGGGTTTGTTTTCTCATCTTAAAAGTTTATTCGTCTCCTCCTTTTTGCCCCATTGCCAGAGTCCTCCGTACGGAATGCTGACGGAATCCGCTCATAAATTGTCCGGCAACGCAAGATTCGAAGGTTTTGGCATTGATTTGATTCATGAACTGTCGTTGATGCTTGGCTTCAATTACACCTTCAATTTGCAAGAGGATGGCATTTATGGATCCAAGGGAGAGGATGATGAGTGGAATGGGATGATTAAGGAACTCCTTGAATACGTAAGTTGAAAAATCTTTAGGTCCCttcgttaattaattttcaattttaatttttagaggGCAGATTTGGCTATCACGGATTTGACAATCACTGCAGACCGTGAAGGAGCAGTAGACTTTACCATGCCCTTTATGAATCTTGGGATTTCCATCTTGTACAAGAAACCCTCTAAGGAACCACCATCTCTCTTCTCCTTCATGAGTCCCTTCAGCAAAGAAGTCTGGTTGTACCTTGGAATGGCATACTTAGGAGTCTCCCTGTGCCTCTTTATTCTGGGCAGAATCTCTCCGGGAGAATGGGACAATCCCTATCCATGCATTGAGGAACCTACAGTCCTGGTGAATCAATTTCACTTTGGCAATTGCCTGTGGTCAACAATTGGGGTACTTCTTCAGCAAGGAACAGACGTAGCTGCCAAGTTAGTAAAGACACATACCATTTTTCCAAGACACAATCCTAATTTTCCCaaattgctttttaaaaatatttactttctGTAATATCTTTAGATGACTATCAGTTGTTTTCTCGggatttcaataatttcataGAATTCCACATTTCAATTAGCCGAGACAAAAACCTTCTGAAGTggccatttaaaaattttgctgaaaacattttctttctAAATTGATAGTGTGTGTTTCTAGAATAATCctaataatattttgttttggGTAATACAGAAGTTTTGCCAAAGAAAATATAAACTCAAATTCTCAATCTTCCCAAGACATACACCAAAATCACAATTACAAATGTAGTTCTTGGAGAGAaggatttctattaaatctcagACTTTACTTCTTTTTATAAAGCATAGAATGGTACTGAAATTGAAACATGGAAACTAAGAATATGTCACTTCGTTCAATTtttcccaagacacaaaccTAAATTAAAGACGATCTGGAGATTGAAACAGTTTTACACATCTCATTGTAGTCCCAATtaatattttacattaaattttgagaatcatattaaatatcaaaaatatatgGTAGCGCAAACATAGACATTTTCGATAattccaagacacaaacctaaGATTGTAGTGCTACATAGAATTTcaagaataaaataaacaaaaatgtgtctaCACAACTGATCGTCTTCTCACTATTTTGCAGGAAATAGAATGacactgaaattttaataaaagtaatagagaacaaatattttccaaaatacctAAGACACAAACCAAAGCCAAAAGCATTTTGAGTGTAAAAGGTTTGAAGCGGATTCAGTAAACGTTTAGATTGCAAATAATTTTGCTCATGAAAAAAAGATACGTAAATTAATCGCAAGTTACAGTATGCTGTCTAATATTTCGATAAATGAGCATAACAAATAAACATTCTTTAATTTctccaagacacaaacccaCGCTAATACTAAATTACGTTTTTGATTGAAAGTTTAAGGTTAGTTTTTAAGCTGTCTTTCCTACAAATAATgatattttctattttgtgtaaattattTTGCAACTAAAAGTGGAGTAAGGTtaataaaaaacacaaaaatattctaGCACTTTTCCAAGACTTAAACCtgttcgagaaatattgaataaaagcaaaattctatttaaaaatcctTTGTATGTTTTCTAAAAGCATTAtactttgtaaaaattaattttaaatcaaatttttatttagtaaaattataaaacagTCATTAacttagccaagacacaaacctaaGTACGTAAAAATACAGTTAATCGTAGGGAAAGTGGaatctatttaaatttcaagaaaactcCAAAAATTGTAGAGCAACAAATTCCACCAAACTCTTGATCTAAACGAAAATGacacataattaattttaatccttCCCAAGACACAAACCCAATAATATTGAACTACAGAGTATTTGCTAACTAAAGTGATCCCCTTTAAAAATgttactgcaaaattttactaatcatTCACTGTATTTTGcactaaatttagaaaagtcCACTAAACAATCTCCATTAGTGCTCAATCGAGTGGAGAAAAGCGACTGcaatttccaagtgaaattgaactttttcaccCAACACCACCCATCCAAATGAGAGATTGTCTTTTCTCACAATCTCAGCGAATAAATTAACTCAATCGCACTTAATTCCCATCTCCAGAGCACCATCTTCGCGCGCCGTTGCTTCCATTTGGTCCTTCTTCACATTAATCATGGTGTCCTCGTACACAGCAAATCTGGCCGCCTTCCTCACAGTCGAATCCGTCTATTCGCCCATCAACAATGCCGAAGATCTGGCCAATGCCAAGGGTACCATCAAGTATGGAGCCAAGAGAGACGGAAGTACCATCAGTTTCTTCAAAGATGCCGAATATCCGATTTATCAGCAAATGTACAAGTACATGATGGATCATCCGGATATGTTGACCTCATCGAACTCAGAAGGATTGTCAAGGGTTAAATCTGAGAATTACGCCTTCCTCATGGAATCCACTTCCATTGAGTACATCACTGAACGAGAATGCGATGTGGCTCAAGTCAATGGTTTGCTGGACGACAAAGGATATGGGATTGCTATGAGAAAGAGTAAGTTTGAAGCCCTGTAATGCCTTAAATAGCCCCCAAAGTGTTATTCATACAGAGAAAGTAGCGAGAGTGATTTCAAACCAGTGAAACTGTGACAAAACCTTTGCAAAAGTCGAGAAACCAAAAACTCTTGTCAGTAaagacactgagagaaattcctAACTACCCCTAATGAATACCATCAGTGGGATTGAATTTGGTTACACGATTttaatcttaaataaaatttttagtcaTAGTTCGAAAAAAGTTTTCACATAATAGTGGGATTGGTAGTTCGAATACCACTGACAAGGAACAAATGGGATTCATCCTAACAAATCTTGGGATTGGCTTCACCCCTATTTACAGTAGTTTTTAGTCCTTTTTTGGGATTGGTTTCATTTCTTTGGGACCCACATCAATTGATGATTAATTGATCACATTTTGCGATTGCctttcaatcataaaatggaaTTAGATCAATTCtaaaatgagatgaaataaatttctGAATTGCAATTTGGAATAGAATCagtcaaataatttattttaaaaaatccaatcCAACTATGTGAAAGAATTGCCAAATTAAGTTGAATTTATCGCAAGATCACCTAGGATAAATCGTTTAATGTgttagaatcaatcccataaaatgattaaaataaatcccacaattttattaattagtgGGATTGGAGACCCATAAATCTCACAAAGTGGATAGAATTGCAAAATGTAATACACAAGATCGTCTGCAGTAAATTGTAATAGATAGAATTAAtccaataatttaaaaaaatcaacccCAACGTGTTATTTAATTCTGTTACTTCGTTTTGTTTAATCTTTTTCAATCCCATAGTGTGACAAAATGACAAATTGATATAGGAACAAACACAAGAGTCTCTGGAGTCGATTTTAAagtggaataaaataaattacatgattttgtgcaatttaaaaaaaattaactaaatgttgttaataaattcaaaagctATGTGGTATTGGGATCTCTTCAAACCTTCGATGTAATAGGATCTATAATGGGATAGAATAGACTACGGGACTGTTTGGAACTCATTTTAAAATGGGACAGAATGTATATGACCAATCCCAAAATGTTATTGTATTCAATCGATAAGTGGGattgggatagaatcaataaaCAGACCGATTACAATCCACCGTAAAACGGGACAAAACGCATAcattcaatcccaaaatgttaTTGCATTCAATTGCTAAGTGGTATTGAAATCCATTCAATCCCAAAAGGTTATAGGATcgaaaataggatagaatcaatttcAAGACTAATTGCAACAAATCGGAAAAGGCGACCTAATGGGTATAATCAATCCCAAAACGACATTGAACTGTACAAGGTTGTGGGATTTGGATCTCCTGAATCCCACAATGTGATGGCATTACAAATAGGACAAAATGAATTACCAAACCAATTTCAACCACTCATAAAAGGGATAGAatggataaaatcaataccaaaatgttaTTGTATTCAATCGCTAAGTGGGATTGGAATCTATTTAATGCCACAATGTGGTAGTATCGTAAAAAGGACAGAAGCAATACCAGAATTTCATAAAGTTGAATCCCAAAGTATTATTTATTACAATTACCAATCCCACAAAtacaatcaaataaattttagagattttcaTGCTGTTTGTGACGGATTTCTAACTCTTTTATACAGATTCTCCCTACAGAAATGCATTAAGTGAAGCTGTTCTCAAGCTCCAGGAACAGGGTAGACTCAGTGCTCTCAAGATAAAATGGTGGCAGGAGAAACGCGGTGGAGGAGCCTGTTCTGTAAGCCCATGGAATCCCATCCCAAAGTCTTAACTTTTCAGTTATTGCATTTCAGAGCAGCGGATCAGACGATGGAGCTGAACGCCTGGATATGGCAAATGTGGGAGGTGTATTCTTCGTTCTGACCTGCGGAAGTGCCTTTGGGGTGTTCTACGGATGCTGTGAATGGCTGTACTTCATCCGGAAAAGAGCTGCCAAGAAGAAAGTCTCTCTCCAGGAGGAATTTGCGTCAGAGTTCAAATTTGTGGCAGCTTGCAAGAGTAACGTTCGCGTGATCAGAGAAAGAAGTGACGAGATAGATTCTCAGCATTCAGCCATTTCAGAGGCTTCAACCAAATCCAGAAGAAGTCAATAAATTCTTATCCTAACTTCCCAGCCCCTCGCCAAAGAcaaaaagtaaaaagaaaattttgcagacTTTCCCTTTCGTAATTTTCCCTCCAAAGTGCTATTTTATTCACTTCTCCCCAAACCGAATACCCACTCAAAACAGCCCCAGACATGACATGAAAAATAGCAAAGAATTCAATGATATACTGCACTCTCAACTTTACAACTTTATCAACTTGAGAATAAATCATACATTTGCCATCCGGAGATAGATATTGGAAGAAAAGACTTTTCCATTCGACAAAAAAAgaggaataaaaataaagttaaatgAAAATATCTTAAGGCTTTTGTGTACTTTTGAGGAACCTCTGCACGTGAAACGAATGGATATGTTAGCCACCTCGAGGATATGTCTTATTTTTCTAAAAGCATCTCGCAATTGTTGAAAATATCTCAATATAGCCCAATCATCAATATTTACCCCGACATTGTTGAAAGCTTTCTCTCATCCATATCAATTGGAAAAGACATTTATCATTATTTACCGCAGATTCCAATTGAGAAGTAGTTGGTTTTGTATGAAAAcattcaaattgaaaaacaaataataattctGTTTGGGAAATTTTAGCAGTATTGTGAATATTTCAAGTATTTAGTTCTCTAACTCAACCACTTGGCGCTAGTGTCGAAGactcaaaaattataattattggGACTTATTCAATCCCACAATGTGATAAGATCGCAAATTAGATAGAATCAATTACCAGACCATTTGCAAAACGGAACAGAATGGGtataatcaatcccaaaatgttaATGTACTCAATCGCTAAGTGGGATTGGAATTAATTTAATCCCACTATGTGAAAGGATCTaaaatgagatagaatcaaTCAGCAGACCATTTGCAACTAATTAGAAAATGGAATAGAGCGCATATAATCAATGCTAAAACGTTATTGTATTCAATCGCTAAGTGGGGATGGGATATCCTCAATCCCACAATATGGTAGCATCGTAAATGGCATAGAAtcaattaaaagaccatttgcAACCAATTGTCAAACGGGGAAGAATGGATATAATCAATCCCAAAACGTTATTGTATTCAATCGCTAAGTGGGATTGGGATCTTCCCAATCCCACTATGTGATAGGATCTaaaatgcgatagaatcaattaGCAGACCATTTGCAACTAATTATAAAATGGAATAGAGTGCATATAATCAGTACCAAAATGTTATTGAATTTAATCGCTAAGTGGGTTTGGGATATCTTCAATCCCACAATATGGTAGCATCGTAAATGGCATAGAAtcaattaaaagaccatttgcAACCAATTTTCAAACGGGGAAGAATGGAtataatcaatcccaaaatgttaTTGTATTCAATCGCTAAGTGGGATTTCGATCATTCCAATCCCACAAAGTGATATGTTCGAAAACGAAGTAGTATCAATTACAAAACCAATTGAAATCAATTGTAAAATGTTATAGAGCACATATCACCAATCCCAGAATGTTATTGTATTCAATCGGTAAGTGGGATTGGGATCTATCCAATTCCACAAGGTATCATGATCGAAAACGAGATAATATATATTATAAAACCCATTCAAATCGATTGTAAAACTCTACAGTACTCATATAACCAATCCCAAAATGCTGTTGCATTCAATAACTATAAGTGGGATTGGTATCTATTCAATCCCATTTAGTGATAGTATCAAAAATTAGTCAAATATAGCAATGCATTTCGATTATGCGAAAAAATTAAGTATTACAACAAATACAGTCATCATTTTACGTGTGTATCTcgagtaaatattttttcgttgaCGACTTCGCTCTTAAATCTCGTAGGATTACcagtttatatttattttatgtccTTTATGATAATTACAGTtgtatatttaaatttcactATTATTTGTAGATAATACATACGCTAAAGTATCTAAAATTTgtaattgcaattttaaaattagtaaCATGATTCAAATTAAATACGAATCTACTAGTTTTAAAGCATTTTAATTCTTTCGCATCTCACCAACAGAATAAACAGCAAggatagaataaaaaaaggtcACTGAGTATCCAAATCCGATATCTGAAACAATTTGTTCTCTACccgggaatttaaaaaaatgaaagctTAGTTTGAAACTAGGTTTAAAGTCACAAAAATTGAGGATTTCCTTTAGTAAAAAGCTAATTACTATCCTGTGTCTGCACAAAAAATGAACAATACCGAAGAGGTTAAATTATACAATAAATGGTGGCTGTCTGGGATAAACTcatggttttaattttttgttttaaaaactaACCCTCATAAATCTTCAGGATTCTAAAGAAcatattttatttcacaaattgaattatttctagGGTTAAAACTCTTGAAAATACTTGTCATTAGGGCGATAGAAAAAGCCATGAGTTTTCCTCAAGTTCATGGTAAGTTTACAGCAATTTATCAAAGTATTCTCTTGTTCGAGAAGTCAATAACTTTTAGAATTCAACGCATCCCCTCTTCAGAAAAagactaatttagtgaaaagTTAAGTATATCCTGGAGCAAGACACATTCATCGTAAGACCTCCTCTAACTTCCCACAGCAACAGAAAGctttatcacattttttttcagacaTTCATGTGATTTCTCCCAACTTTCGCCAGCAAAAGCTCTCTCTTCTGGACATCCTTGTCAAGACGCACAAAAAAAGCCGAGAGTATGAAAAAGAGGCGGACttgaaaaagtcaaaaatacCAGAGATTTATACAAGTTTTCCACCAAGCAATCATGGACcattcacaattttcttcataTAGAATGGAACGTCTTTTTCCCTTTGACCACTacaagaaaatattattatacaGGGGAGGTTGGGGCTGTTGTGGCCAGGGGATAATTTATATTGTGTTCCAGTCAATAatctgaaagctaaaatccggaATAGATCGAATtcctgaataattaaaatcccgaatgggtaaATATTCGGaagaaccaaaattctgaatgagctaaaattccgaatggaccaaaattccgaaagagccaaaattctgaattcctacactgagaaaaaagagggtgcgattaatttttttcctcacaactttaacactttttaggtgtaaaaatatatcaaaattttttatattaattttatacatttttaagggcaaaattaacatgaaaaagtgtaactttaacccctaatacacctgaaaagggtaatatttacaccgattttggatcaatactgcagggtaaaattaacatttccggaatgttattttaactttttcggatttctctcaagtgtaaaAGTGCCGtaactactcccacgattgcatctcTCTTTGTTGGAGGTAGAGAGAAATTTAGTGAGTTTTGGTCATTTTGGTTAATTGCAACATTATTATATTctgtataatttcatccctttcaagattttgatcaTTCCGGATTTTGATTTCGGTAtcttggctttagggattttgactttgAAGATATTAGTTTCCGGGATTTtgctttttcggaattttgactcattcgaaTTTTTTGCTTTCGTAATTTTTGGGCATCAGCACTTTggctttttgtaattttgatgtccgggattttagttttcgggattttggcttttaaagAATCTAGCTTTTCGGAAATTTGGAATTTGTGATTTTGATGTTCGGGGTTTTtgcattcgtgattttggcttttcgagattttgattctTTCGGTATTCTGGCGTTcaagattttgagattttgacaattcgggatttcgatctaTTCCGAATTTTAagcttttcgaaattcgaatcttcgatccaatcgggattttggattttgtaaattttacatacgGGATTTTCGCATTCGTTTAAtcgacttttcgagattttaattGGAGAACCTAATTTAGcatcaagaaaatcccaaaacaGCTCCAACCTCCCCTATTTTGGTTAAGAAGAGGAAAGATGGTAAGAAAAACGATTTTCTGTCAACTAGCAACATTTCTCTATTAATCACCCACCAAGAGAAAACCCCCTTCAGTACTGTCTAAGAAAATTCTCTGTGACTTTTCCCTTCAAAAAGACGATGGAAGAGGCATGACAATCGCCTTTGGTTCAAAAGAAAAGCCAATCTTATGTATCTTGGGGCCTCTATCAAGCTCACAGCTCATTCAAcccaaaatccaaatgaatacACAATAAAAACTTCCTCGTCAGCCCTTCTATAGCCCCCGCCAAGTCTTCCGCCTCATTTTCTTGCGCCCATCCTGACCGATTGTACAACAAATCACAACACCCCCATCAAGAAATTCCCAGCAGCTTCCTCGCGGAAAAAAAGGAAGGAAGAAACCGTGAATCTTGTGCCCATTGAACACTGACTCTGACatggaaaaatattaattatggGGATGTTGGAAGAAgcctcgaaaaaaaaagaatattccgGGTCATCATCCTTATGtctgaaaattttcttctcttttgcCTCGGAGCAATATTCGTGGTACATTTTTACTCATTTTCGTCAAGATCATAATGGAAGAGACGATGGGTAACTTCTGgcagaaaatgaatgaatgtctACGTCACTCCTATCCAACAATCCATTCCATCACTCTTCCAtttatgaaagatttttttttttacaaaaggaAAACTCTTATACTTGTTTCGTTATCTAAAAGATTCATATGATTGTGAAAGGGGTGGAACCTGATTAAtagaaaatgttataaaaattgATGAACGAGGTATAATAATtccaaaaagatttttaaaaatgtgttcttaaagtaaaattagaaaaaaggcTTTCTAGGGTGAGCTTGATTTATAAAGGAATATTATAATTCATTCTTAAGGTATTCTATTTGGGAATGACACCCCATGTAGCACAGAATTACTAAAATGTTATATCATTCCGGTGacaaaattaattgtcattACCTAAAATTTACTTCATTGTGAAGTAATAAGACGAGCCTGTTACATGTTTTGTTTTCAATGCGACGTAGCGGCccataagtaagtaagtaagtaagtaagtaagtaagtaaataTGACGAGATTTTGACCTCATTATTACCAGTAATGCTAGCGGTTAACCTGATCCTTATTTTCCAATCTTAATTCCGGTAAAAATGTTGATTGTATAGAGTAAGTTTCAGGTACTATTTAAGTAAAGCTACCGTctgatttttcttcttttaaaaccTTTCTTTACTAGCATGCTAAAAATCATGTCATAGTAATGTACCGGAACACTGGGAAGGAATGAACCTCAACGTGTATTTAGGACTTTTTACGGAACTAATCGGTGCTCCTAGACAGTCCTCGGGGACTGACTAGACtaatccttccaccacgaggtCAAAAATAGAGTGTCTACATTTTGCACGCAAAACCTCATGCACAAAACAAATAAAGCCCTGCAATTCTTTGCAGTTATGACCACACGCAACACAAAAAGATccttttcaagaaaattgctcaacatTTAAATCAATATTGACGGTAGCCCGTTTCTGGTCACGACacgtttaatttttaatgcttcgactcgattaataataattggaACCCTTAACTCACAGTGTTACCTAATCATTGCCAAAATCTTACGCAATGTCAACTATATTTTTAAAACCAGCTTCACCAAAAGTAACTTACCCATTCGTTACCAAAATCTTACGTGAtttatttttacgaaaattagGTGAAAAGTCAGTTGAGTATTGCCATCTTGAAATGCTTAGCTCAGTATTACCTCATCGTTACCTGAATCTTACGTAATGTCGACCTTATTTGTAACTCTCTACGGCATTCGCTTTCCAAATTCTATTCGTCTAGTAAAATAGCACAACAAATTGAAACGTTTTCGCCCAAACTTATCGAAGGGTTGAAGTTATGCCTCTGTAATATCGTATGAGCGATATGAAGAAGTAATAAGTTAAGTTTGACTATGATAAAAATGTTCCTCTTAAACTATATGAAGAATGCACAATGAAAACTCCCACATATTTATGTATTCAACGTATAATCCAATTGGGATTCTTTTCTCTCGTTATTTCCCTTTTGGCATATATGAAATTTACcgcatattgaaattttaaattcaatctcGTACAAGTGGAAGAAAGTATGCTGAAAAATTTCCATGCGGAGGCGGAAATCACTGATTGGCAGAAATTCAATATCAACAGGAGGAGTGGTATTTTCAAATCATTTGGatgtgttttgagaaatttgcTAGCCATTATTATTTTTGGAATTTGTAAATGTAaaagtgacagctgtcaaatttgATAGAAATGAGTCGAGTGGTACGGCGTTGGCTCTACTAATCTGTTAAACCTAATTACTTACTTACATAGGTGGCTGTAATCTCCCTACGGTAGGTTAAGGGACATTCTCGCACTAACCTTCTCTAGTCATAGCACAGGTAGCTGAAGAGCGACCGTCCTAGTAGAggctccttgcgagttttcgCAACAATCCTAAAACCTACCCTATGTTTACTCCAatattttgacagctgtcacggTGGCAGTAATGGCTGTCGCTGTTAgtctttgacagctgtcaactATTATTCACTTAACATTCATTCTAATTGCAACAGATGTGCTGCTGAGCATTTTAATGCATGACCTGAAAATTTTCTACCAAAAAAATTCTATCCTGCAGTTTTTAACACTTATTTTCGTGACAGTTAACAGCTGTCACAGTAGATCAATGATGGCTGTTGCAGTAAACACTTAGTAACTGTCATATACTGTTCGTTAAACAGTCATTCTAATTAAATCCGATGCACAACTCTTCTTAGAACGATTTCGTTTACAGCAGATCTATCTTGTATTTTTTGACAGTTGCTatgtagggagaggtggggctactttgagctgtgaggctacattgatatatgatttttgagcatatttctaaattttggttcttacaattattttattgagatccacaattgttttgtctatccaaattatatcataTTAAAACCCAGTTTTCTTTACAAATATGCGAAAAACACGTAttacaatgtagccccacctctacCTATAGCACAATctacttgtaaatttattttatttaaaataatcatTTGGAAAGTATCCTGAATCACTTGCAAATGAACTAAACAAAAACTGTTAAGTTAAAAAATTTGACAGCAGTCACTTTAGCAAATAAtttgacatctgtcattttgacaaattatgaaaatttaaatacagtTTATGCAATACATataattttcttctaattttgagaataaaatttcacaaaaggaGGTAAAAGCTAATACTATAAATTCAGGTAAATCTCTTACAATAATCTATTTGATGGTGCTAATTTAAGTACGATGCAATTGTGAGATCATGGGAAAATTTGTAGCTTTTCTTTTTCCACTTGCAATGCTGGGAAAATAGTCGATTTGCTGTTTGGAAAATGTGGTAAATTTAGTGGTATTGTCATCataatttactaatttattggCACCAGAGAGTTTGCTTTCAaatgagcaaatttatttaacaagCTGCATTGGTATTTGAGAGTCTGAGCCAATATAATGAAAAGCTCTTGACCAACCAAAAGCTCCCTCCTTTACCCcattctaaatggaaatttatttgATATTGGGGAAGTTTGCTGAGTGAGAAGAACGCAACCCCCCCCCCATCCAAATTGTGATTTCCAATTGATGGTATTGCAATATAAGAGGTTAagctcacaaaatattttcactttctCTTGCACACGAAGCTCCTCAAATTtctttcttgcatatttttttcttttgctggAAAAGCCGTTTTTCGTGGTTCGAGGGAGTTTTTCGCGGTAAAATTTTCCACCCTTGTAAGCATAAAATGTGTGTTtgtgtgcattttttttttgcttcagcATGTTGGATAATTTTTGATAGGATATTCGtttcgtttttttctttttgttactcAGGAGAAGGAAAATTTATGAGGATATTCTCTGCTCCTTCAGCTGGAGATTGTTTGGCAATGAAAGCGAAAGTGTCTGCCACAAAATTCGTATATTTTACAAATGTCTCTATACTGTGGTTAATTTTCTTTCAGTATGAATTTCAATCTGTTTACTCCTTCTTATGTTTTACACGCGCTTCTTCAATCCTTTTTTTGTTGTAGAGGTTTTTTCTTATAGGCTACGCACAATTTATTTCACCTGAAAAAGTTATTCACACGTCATTGGAATTACCCGGAAAATACAGTTCAGTTATtaactcaatgacttaattttaagaagCTGTAGATCATCCAATTGcttaaaaaatgtatgaaaacgAGACAAACTCCAATGCTTTGTGGAGAATAGCGGAACTAATATATAGCATGACTCATCTTtaacattaagtacttaattaaggcctaTGTAAAAATCCTTAATTGAGTAcctaagaagcaaaatagctgccttatagaaccaagtattaaacaagtcttttagcgcacttttaaaagacttaaagtgagaattttctgtagaaattcctataggagcTGTTAAGATCCTTAAtggtg encodes the following:
- the LOC129806233 gene encoding glutamate receptor ionotropic, kainate 2-like isoform X2, producing MAFAYAVETANNEILGPTRSQQLVAVPIRVYDNNEFTVSKKVCQAIRTGIAGIIGPQSPHSSVHVHSICDAKEMPHIQARWDPIASTPFALNIHPDPQTLARVFVDLVRAWEWKEFTILYENAAHLPRLSDLLKMYDPKGHTITVRQLDLGLPNNNYRSVLRRVKLAQDIHIVLDCSAKILPEVLKQAQQVGLMTDYHQFIITNLDLHTLDLEPYQYSSTNITGIRLYDPEDLRVQQITEYWRYQQKTLGRELNPGLQAHNLTTETVLVFDSVIMFAEALKQLKGSRQLRPIALNCDDNLTWSSGSSIMNFIKTSHARGLSYDIHFDNKGLRTDFLLDVIELGPAGLQKVGTWNSTEGLNLTRHYQILTADSDENSLRNKTFIVLTALSPPYGMLTESAHKLSGNARFEGFGIDLIHELSLMLGFNYTFNLQEDGIYGSKGEDDEWNGMIKELLEYRADLAITDLTITADREGAVDFTMPFMNLGISILYKKPSKEPPSLFSFMSPFSKEVWLYLGMAYLGVSLCLFILGRISPGEWDNPYPCIEEPTVLVNQFHFGNCLWSTIGVLLQQGTDVAAKAPSSRAVASIWSFFTLIMVSSYTANLAAFLTVESVYSPINNAEDLANAKGTIKYGAKRDGSTISFFKDAEYPIYQQMYKYMMDHPDMLTSSNSEGLSRVKSENYAFLMESTSIEYITERECDVAQVNGLLDDKGYGIAMRKNSPYRNALSEAVLKLQEQGRLSALKIKWWQEKRGGGACSSSGSDDGAERLDMANVGGVFFVLTCGSAFGVFYGCCEWLYFIRKRAAKKKVSLQEEFASEFKFVAACKSNVRVIRERSDEIDSQHSAISEASTKSRRSQ
- the LOC129806233 gene encoding glutamate receptor ionotropic, kainate 2-like isoform X1 yields the protein MMVNGGKMNGLHIFLLNYLFIFTLGYEYGYPITIGGIFDGDTSDAEMAFAYAVETANNEILGPTRSQQLVAVPIRVYDNNEFTVSKKVCQAIRTGIAGIIGPQSPHSSVHVHSICDAKEMPHIQARWDPIASTPFALNIHPDPQTLARVFVDLVRAWEWKEFTILYENAAHLPRLSDLLKMYDPKGHTITVRQLDLGLPNNNYRSVLRRVKLAQDIHIVLDCSAKILPEVLKQAQQVGLMTDYHQFIITNLDLHTLDLEPYQYSSTNITGIRLYDPEDLRVQQITEYWRYQQKTLGRELNPGLQAHNLTTETVLVFDSVIMFAEALKQLKGSRQLRPIALNCDDNLTWSSGSSIMNFIKTSHARGLSYDIHFDNKGLRTDFLLDVIELGPAGLQKVGTWNSTEGLNLTRHYQILTADSDENSLRNKTFIVLTALSPPYGMLTESAHKLSGNARFEGFGIDLIHELSLMLGFNYTFNLQEDGIYGSKGEDDEWNGMIKELLEYRADLAITDLTITADREGAVDFTMPFMNLGISILYKKPSKEPPSLFSFMSPFSKEVWLYLGMAYLGVSLCLFILGRISPGEWDNPYPCIEEPTVLVNQFHFGNCLWSTIGVLLQQGTDVAAKAPSSRAVASIWSFFTLIMVSSYTANLAAFLTVESVYSPINNAEDLANAKGTIKYGAKRDGSTISFFKDAEYPIYQQMYKYMMDHPDMLTSSNSEGLSRVKSENYAFLMESTSIEYITERECDVAQVNGLLDDKGYGIAMRKNSPYRNALSEAVLKLQEQGRLSALKIKWWQEKRGGGACSSSGSDDGAERLDMANVGGVFFVLTCGSAFGVFYGCCEWLYFIRKRAAKKKVSLQEEFASEFKFVAACKSNVRVIRERSDEIDSQHSAISEASTKSRRSQ